AGAACCATCGCTGCTCGGGCAATGGTTTTTCACCGTCCCTTCATAGACTGCAGACGTGCCGGTCAAACACGCATCGGCGCCACGGCAGAGCGGGAGGGAATCATGTCCACCACAGCCACCTGGATCGTCATCCTGACCTGTGCTTACATGGAGTACAGCACATGGCGCGGGCGCTACATCTATCGCCGCACGGTCGGCTACGAGAACGTCGTGTGGTGCTGAGCGCTGCCGGTCAGCGCTTGGACGACCCGGTTGCCAATCTCAGGATCAAATCGCCATGTGCAGGATGACTCTCCAGCAATGCGCGGCTTTCCGCCAGCGCGAATTCGCTGAATTCGAACCCCGGCGCAACGGTGCAGCCCACGAGCGTGTAGCCGTGCGCACCCGCGACGCGCTCCGCCGCAAACCAGCGGCCCGCCGGCACCATCGCCTGGTACGCCGACTGCTCGTCCTCGACCGAGGGCCCGAGGCGGTGCGTCGTGACGCCGCCGCCGGCCTCGAGCACGTACACGTTGAGCGCATCGCCCGCATGGAAGTGCCACAGCTCGTCCGACCGGATGCGATGCCAGGCGGAATACGCATCATCGGCCAGCAGGTAGTAGATGGCGGTGCAGGCCGAGCGCTCGACGGCGGGGATGCTCCGGCGGACGCGCTCCTCGCTGCGATAGGTCTCGCGATAGAAGCCGCCTTCCGGATGCGGCAGCAGGCCGAGGCGGTCGATCAGGCGCTGCGCGGCGGGAGCGATCGGCATGGCGGGCTCAGGTCGGAGTGGGAGTGGCCGGATGGGTCGGATTGCGACGAAACGGAAAGCGCTGCTGATTGACGAAGCCGTCCGGCATGTAATCGCCCACCACGCCGTATTTTTCCGGGAAGGCCTTCTTCGACTTCACCGCCGTGCCGAACAGGTAGTCGATGAAGGCGAAATGCGCCGCGTAGTTCTTGTCGATGGCCTCGTCTTCCGACGAGTGATGCCAGTGGTGGAAATCCGGCGTCACGAAGATGTACTTCAGCGGCCCCCACGGCAGGTGCACATTGGCGTGATTGAACACCGCCTGGAAGCCCACGATGATGATGTAGGTGTCCACCACCGACTTGTCGAAGCCCAGCACGAACAACGGCCCCAGCACCGCCACCCGCGTCACGATCAACTCGAGGATGTGCTGGCGCGAACCGGCCAGCCAGTCCATCGTCTTCACGCTGTGGTGCACGGCATGGAAGCGCCACAGGAACGGCACCTCGTGGTACGCGCGGTGCGTGACGTACTCCATCAGGTCCGCCACCAGCATGCACAGCAGCAACTGCGGCACGAACCAGATGTGCTGCACCATCTGCTGGAACCCGGCATGGACCATCCACCCGAACACGCGGTGGATCAGGAAGTTCACCACCAGCAGCACCAGCCCCACGATGAAGTGGTTGACCGCGAAATGCACCATGTCGGTCTGCCATTCGGGCCGGAACACGGGCTGCTTTTTATAGAGCGGGAACAGTTTCTCCAGCAGCACGAAGATCACGGTCGAGCCGAGCAGGTCGAGGATGAACCAGTCGAGCCCGATATACGGCGTGTGATCCGGAAAATCGCCCACCTGCACGCGCGAGCCGCCCAGCACCACGGCCGCCAGCACGAACGCGAAGGCCAGCCCGTTCAGCCGCCGGCGGTTGTCCAGCACGATGTTCGCCAGCGCCAGGCCGCCCGAAACCAGCAGCGAGAAGAACAGGATCTTGCGCATCACGTCCACCGAGTATGCGTGGCGCAGCTCCGGTGTCGTCAGGTACTGCGGGAAGTGGAACGCCATCACCCCCAGCAGGCACAGGAAGCCCAGCACCAGCGCCAGGATAGTGGCGATCAGGCCGTTGCCGAAAACCAGGCTGCCGTTGCTGTTGAGCAATTGGTTGGCATCGCGCACCGTGGCATCGGCCACGCGGATGAGGGCGGGCGGCGGCTCCTGTTCGGGCGGCGTCGCGGAGTGTCGAGGTTGCGTCATGGGGGTGCCCCGTTCCTGTTGTTTTTGATTTGAAGATGGCTTGACGCCCGGCGCCGGCGGTCGTGCGCTCGCTGCGTCGTCGCGAAAGGCAGCATGTTAGCCCCATCGCCGCCCTTGTTTGTGAACGGATGGAAATCTTTCGGGGGGTGGCCGCCGCATTTTTTCCGGCGACCTTCGCCGGCCGTTCCGCGCGCACCCCGTTACTATCTTCGTGCCCCAATAATCGGGGCTTTGGCCAGCCAGGGCCGGCATGATTCCCGCCCCCAGTCGCCCATGATCCGGGGGGTGTTGTCACCGGCCTGGTGGGTGGCTGGTGATCGCTGATAGGGGCTTGGCCAGGACTTCCTTAGGCCGTCCGTAACGTGGATGCCGAGACTTGCCACCGATGTTGCCGGCCAATGTGTTTCATTGCGTCTCACCTTCATGCAAGAACCGCTTCAGCACAATTCCATTGATGTCTTTGTCGGCGTCGATGTCGGCAAGGGCCAGCATCACGCCGTCGCGCTCGATCGCAGCGGCAAGCGCCTGTACAACAAGGCGCTGCCCAACGACGAAGCCAAACTACGTGCCCTGATCAACGAACTCAAGGCGCACGGCCAGCTTCTGTTCGTCGTCGACCAACCCGCCACCATCGGTGCGCTACCGGTGGCCGTCGCTCGCGACGAGGGTGTCTTGGTCGCCTATCTGCCAGGGCTGGCCATGCGCCGCATCGCAGATCTACACGCCGGTGAAGCCAAGACCGACGCTCGCGACGCGGCAATCATTGCCGAAGCCGCCCGCTCCATGCCCCACACCTTGCGCTCGCTGCGGCTGGCCGATGAGCCGCTGGCCGAGCTCACCATGCTGTGTGGCTTCGACGACGATCTGGCCGCCCAAGTCACTCAAACCAGCAACCGCATTCGCAGCCTGCTCACCCAGATTCATCCCGCCCTCGAACGAGTGCTGGGGCCGCGCCTGGATCATCCTGCCGTGCTCGATCTGCTTGAGCGCTACCCGTCACCCGCCGCACTTGCCGCGACCAGTGAGAAGACCCTTGCCAACCGACTGACCAAACTCGCTCCGCGCATGGGCAAGCGCCTGGCCGCCGAGATTGTTCAAGCGCTTGGCGAACAGACCGTCGTTGTGCCCGGCACCCAGGCCGCGACTGTCGTCATGCCACGCCTTGCCAAGCAGCTCGCAGCCTTGCTGCAGCAGCGCGACGAGGTCGCCAGTGAAGCCGAACGCCTCGTGCATGCGCACCCTCTTTACCCGGTCCTGACCAGCATGCCCGGAGTCGGCGTCAGGACCGCCGCCAGACTCCTGACCGAAGTCGCGCACAAGGCCTTCGCTTCGGCCGCACACCTGGCCGCCTACGCCGGCCTCGCGCCGGTCACCCGGCGCTCAGGCTCGTCGATCCGCGGCGAACACCCCTCCAGGCGCGGCAACAAGGTGCTCAAACGAACCTTGTTTCTCTCCGCGTTCGCTGCCTTGCGAGACCCGATCTCACGCGCCTACTACACGCGCAAGATCCAGCAAGGCAAGCGTCACAACCAAGCCCTCATCGCGCTGGCTAGGCGTCGTTGCGACGTCCTGTTCGCCATGCTGCGCGACGGGACCTTTTACCAACCCAAAACCGTCCCTAACGCTTGACGAAACACATAGGGGCACCCCCCGATTCGAGCGATTGCCGCCAGTGTCCGTTCGCACAAGCTCACAGGCACTTCGCGCCACGGCGCAACCCAAAACCGCTATCGATATGAGAAAACCGCATATCACAAATCGGCACCGCGTTGGCGAATGACGTTCGCTTATGCGAACACATCTTCGGTGCGGGCGGGAAGCGCTGCATGCTGCAACCGCGCACTACGCCCATCAGCGAACGCAAAACGCATGGCGCGAAGGCGAAGGCCTTCATCGCGTTCGCATCGGCAGTTCAGGCAACCCACCTCCAGCACGAACGGTGCCGAGACCGCTTCGCGCGCCGTGAAGCGCTCCACCACCAGGTTGTCGGAGGCCAGCGCTGTCTGCAGCGTGATCTGGCGGGTCTGCTGCCCGAGCAGCGCGCCGAGGATGGCCTGCGGCACGGCGGCCGGCAGGGAAGACAGTGACTTCATCGGAGCGGCGTCGCGCGCAGTCTTGGAGCGGTTCAGCGGGTGAAGCGATGGCCCGCGGCCTCAGGGCAGCGAGATGGTCAGGTGCGAGAAGCGCGGCCCGAGCTTGACGATCTGCGAATAGCCTTCCAGCGTCTCGTTCGTTTTCGAGCGCAGCGTGGACGACAGACCGATATACCCCAGCAGCGCGATCAGCGCGAACACCGCGCCGAAGATCCACAGCGGCGTTTCGCGCTTGAGGCGGTGCGTCACCTTGTCCGGCAGCAGCCAGTGCGGCGCGAAGGGTGCGCGCTTGCCCTTAATGGCGGAAATCTCGTCGCCCAGGCGTGCGGTCAGGTAGGCCAGCTTTTCGGGCCCTTCGAGGATGTACTTGCCGCGGAAGCCCAGCAGCAGGCACATGTGGAACACCTCCAGCGCCTGCAGGCGGGGCGCTCCGTGCGCGCGCAGTTCTTCCAGCTTGATGAAGAACGTTTCGCCGGCGAGCTGCTCGCCGAACAGCTCCAGTTGCAGCGGACGGCGTTCCCACGCGGTGCGGATGGAGAAGTTGGACGACAGGATGGTCTCGTCCACGGCGGCGCAGAACGCGTACTTGGCGTCGAACACGTCTTCGGCCGATACGTTCAGCCGCTTGGCCCCGCGGTCGAAGTCTTCCAGGAAGGCGCGCACGTGGGCGAGAAAGTCTTCCGCGCTGGTCGGCTGCTGGCCGTTGCGCAACTGGAAGAGCATGAAGAAGCCGTCGTACAGCAGGTCCAGCAGCGTGCGCACGTGCGTGTTGGATTCGTGCGCATCGGCAGCGGCGTTGCCAGCGGGGGCGGAGCCGCCGAACAGCGAGGGCGTGGTGGTAGCGCTCATGAAGTCACCGCGATGAGTTCAAGTTTGAGTTCCCGGATGCCGGCCGGGGCATAGATGGTGATGGTCTGGGCCTGCAGCATGCGCTCGTACAGCATGCCGCGCGATTCGACCGCGAAGTAGCACGCGCCCGGACGCACCGGAATGGCGGGCGGCACCTGCGGCGTATAGGTGAGCGGTACGCCCGGCATGGACGACAGCACGAGCTTGTCCACGTCGTCCGGCGCGCCGACCTTGAAGCGCGCGGGAATCGCCTCCACCAGCTCCGCCACCGGCATGTCGGCCGACACCGACAGGTAGAAGCTGGTTTTGTCGTCGATCTTGCCGGAGTCGATCCGGCCGAGATGGAACGACGGCCGCGTCTCCTCCAGCGCGATCGCGAAATAGCGCGTCGAGATCACGGTATCGAGCAGCTCGCGCACGATGGTGTCCAGCCGGGAGAACACCGGGCCGGGGTCGTCGTGATCGTAGGCCGGCAGATCGGCCAGGGTGTAGGTCTTGGTGAACGTCATCAGCGCGCCGGCCAGGCGCAGCACCTCCTGGAACAGCCGCTCCGGATGCAGGTCCGGGTGGTGATAGAGATGCGACAGCGCCGCGAAGGCGGCATTGGCCGTGTGCAGCAGCCAGAACGATGCGATATCGCCCGAGCGGAATTCGATGATGTTCTTGGTCGGCTCGCGGTGAAAGCCATACAGCGCGTTGACCTTGGCCTGCAGCGCGTCCAGCAGCCGGCGCAGGCGCTGGTACAGCACGGACGACGCATTGATCGACAGGCTCGGCGGGACGAAGGTGTCGTCCAGCTCGAACCCGCCGGTACCTGTGCGGCGCACCCGCACGACGGGCAGCGAGATGAACTGGTCGCGCGGCTCGCTTTCCGCCACCAGCTTCACCGACTTCTTGAGGTAGGTGATGGACGCGGATTCGGCTTCGGTGAACAGATCCGCTGTCTCCGCCTCGGTGGAGACGAAGCGCGACACTGTGCCGCCCTCCGGCTGCTCGCGGTAGTTGCCGCCGCTGTCCTGCAGCGGATAGAGCGCGAGGTGGAAGGTCAGCTCCGAGATGCCGGCCGGGATCGCATCCAGCACGAGCGGCGGCGGCAGGGTGTCGGCCTGCGGCGCGAAGTACAGCTCGCCGTCCGGAAAGAACAGCGACAGCCCGGTCGCGCGCAGCACGCCGCTGGCGAGGGCGTCGGTGTCGAACTGCGCGTGGCGGATGCCCCATCCGTACGGCTGGATCATCTGCGCCGTCGCATGCAGGCGGGATTCGTGGTACGCGTCCTGGCGCTGGAAGTGCTGGGGTCGCAGGAACAGCCCTTCGCCCCAGAGGATTTTGGCGGAATAGCTCACGTTGGCTCTTGGTTGACTCTTGTCGTGCTAGTGCGGGTGCATGGGTGCGCCGGATCAGCCGCCGCAGTTGGCCGGTGAAAGCAGGTTCAGGTCGGATAGCGGTGCGCCGCCCGCGGGCGTGGTCGGCGTGCCCGTGGTCAGGGTCATGGCGCAAGCATGCAATCCGATCATGATGCCGCTTTTTTCATTCTTTTCTGCATTAAAAGCGAATTTCCACCGTTGGGCGGCGGGGCTGCGGAATAGCGCAACCACGCCAAGTGTACTGGCTTCGCGCGAAACCTTTTCCGAGAATTCATAACGCTGGCCGGGAATCAGCGTCATTTCCCGGACCTGGACCAGATCGGCCCCGAGCGTCTGTTTTTCGCGCGCCGGATCAATAAACGTGTCATACGGCGCCTGCAGGAAACTGGTCGGGTCCTTCAGGGCATATAACCGGACCACCAGTGCGACCGGGCGCCGGTCCGTCGCCGCGTTCAGGTTGGCGCCCGCGGTCAGCTTGAGCGGAACCTCGCGGGGCGGTTTCTGCGCGTCCGGCACACTCGACGTCTTCAGCCCCACCGCCTCCAGCGCGCCGCTGGCGGCGCCCGCCAGCACGCTGGCGCCGGTCGAGCAGGCGGTCAGGGCGACCACGGCCATCCCGGCAAACGCCCGCTTGAGTCCGGTCGCGACGCGGTCCGGCATCCTCGTTGCAGCCTCGAATTCAAAGTTATTCATGCCTGATTTATTCTGTATTTAACTCTCTCGGATTGGCTGCGGAGGCCGCGCCAGGCCAAAAGAGCGATCGAAATATTTCGATTTCTTAATAATCCGTGCCGTCAAAATAGACGGCAAAATGTTTCGGTTTCTTAATAATCCATTAATGGTTGTCAATTGCAGCGAGCGGAGTGTACTATTTCGCGCCAGTCAAGACCAACATATAACGCGCCAATTCTCGCGTATTTGATTGACTTCCGACACCCGCTTTGAACTTCAGAAGAGTCTCGCCGTGGCCACTTTCCTGCTTACTTCCCGCGTTATCCGTTCCCTGGCCGTGATGGCCAGCACCGCTGCCCTGATCACCGGCTGCGCGACCACCTCCGGGCCGCAAAGCGACGAAGCTTTCGGCAAGAGCATGTCGGAGGCCGAAGCCGCGGCCAAGGGCGGCCAGCAGGACAAGGCGATCGACCTCTACCAGCAGATCGCCAAGGCCAACCCGACGCGCGACGAGCCGTGGGTGCGCGTCGCCCAGATCCAGTTCGGCTCGGAAAAGTATCCGCAGGCCATCCTCGCGGCGGAAGAAGCGCTGCAGCGTGACAACAGCGATCGCCAGGCCAAGAGCATCCTGGCCGTGAGCGGCCTGCGCGTTGCCCGCCGCTCGCTGCAGGAACTGCGCGCCGACAGCGCGCTGGCCGGCGACGTGCGCACCGATGCCCAGGTGCTGGCCAAGATGCTGCGTGACACGCTCGGCGAGCAGGCCCTGTTCCCGGCCGAGCAACCTGTCAGGGCACAGCCGCGGCGCGCCCGCGTGGTCAAGCGCAGCGCTGCTGCAACGACCGAGGCAGCCAACCATGGTGCGGCCGCCCCGACCGCGCCGGCTACGCCCGCTGCCGGCAATGGCGGTGGCAGCGCCGATCCGTTTGGCGCGCTGCGCTGATCGGTTTCCCCGGTTCCACATGAGCGGAGGAACGTGATGGCCAAGAAAGAAAGTGTGCAGAAGCGTTTGCAGAAGGTGCGCCCCCCCGCGTGCAGCTGACGTACGACGTTGAAAAGGGCGACGCGATCGAGCAGAAGGAACTGCCGTTCGTGGTCGGCGTGGTGGCGGACCTGGCGGGCCAGTCGGAAGTGCCGCAGCCCAAGCTGCGCGACCGCAAGTTCGTCAACATCGATCGCGACAACTTCGACGACGTCATGTCGGCGGTCGAGCCGCGCGCCGCCTTCCAGGTGCCGAACACGCTGACGGAAGAGGGCGGCCGTTTCGGCGTCGATCTCAAGTTCCGTTCGCTGGAAGACTTCGCGCCGGAAGCCGTGGTGAACCAGATCGAGCCGCTGCGCCAGCTGCTGGAAGCGCGCTCCAAGCTGGCCGACCTGCGCAACAAGCTGGCCGGCAACGACAAGCTCGAAGACCTGCTGTCCGACGTGCTGAACAACACCGAGGCACTGCAGAAACTGGGCGCCAAGAAGGATGGGGGCGAGGATGCTTGACAACCAATCCGCCGCGCTCGCGCAGAGCGCACCGGCAGCCGAGGCCGTCAACCTGCTCGACCAGATCGTCGACCAGAGCCGTGTCGCCAAGTCGGACGCCGAGCATGCACGCGCCAAGGACATCATCGGCGAGCTGGTCAACCAGGTGCTGCAGGGCACGGTGGTGGTGTCCGACAACCTGTCGGCCACGCTGGATGCCCGCGTCGCCGAGCTGGATCGCCTGATCTCGTCGCAGTTGAGCGCCGTCATGCACGCGCCCGAATTTCAGAAGCTGGAAGGCACGTGGCGCGGCCTGTCGTACCTGGTCGAGGAAACGCAGACCGGCACGATGATCAAGATCAAGGTGCTCAACGCCACCAAGCGCGACCTCGTGCGCGACTTCAAGACGGCGATCGATTTCGATCAGAGCGCGCTGTTCAAGAAGGTGTACGAAGAGGAGTTCGGCACCTTCGGCGGCGCGCCGTTCGGTACGCTGATCGGCGATTTCGACGTCACGCGCCAGCCGGAAGACGTGTACTTCATCGAGCAGATGTCGCATGTGGCCGCGGCCGCGCACGCGCCGTTCATCGCCTCGTCGTCGCCGGAGCTGTTCGGCCTGGAATCGTTTGCCGACCTGGGCAAGCCGCGCGACCTGGCCAAGGTGTTCGATACGGTCGAGTACGCCAAGTGGAAGTCGTTCCGCGAGTCGGAGGATTCGCGCTACGTGGGCCTGACGATGCCACGCTTCCTGGGCCGGCTGCCGTACAACCCCATGGACGGCACCACCGTCGAGGGCTTCAACTTCGTCGAAGACGTGGACGGCACCGACCACAGCAAATACCTGTGGTGCAACGCCGCCTGGGCGTTCGGTGCGCGGCTGACCGCCGCGTTCGAAGACTTCGGCTGGTGCGCGGCGATCCGCGGGGTGGAAGGCGGCGGGCTGGTCGAAGACCTGCCGACGCATACCTTCAAGACCGACGACGGCGAGATCGCGCTCAAGTGCCCGACGGAAATCGCCATCACCGATCGCCGCGAGAAGGAACTGAGCGACCTGGGCTTCATCCCGCTCGTGCACTGCAAGAACTCGGACTATGCCGCGTTCTTCGCGGCGCAGTCGGTGCAGAAACCCAAGAAGTACGACACCGACAGTGCGAACGCCAACGCGGTGCTGTCGGCGCAGCTGCAGTACATCTTCTCGGTATCGCGCGTGGCGCACTACCTGAAGGCGATGATGCGCGACAAGATCGGCAGCTTCGCGTCGGCCAAGAACGTCGAGACCTTCCTCAACCGGTGGATCTCGCAGTACGTCCTGCTGGACGACAACGCGACCCAGGAGCAGAAGGCGCAATTCCCGCTGCGCGAAGCCTCGATCCAGGTGTCCGAAGTGCCCGGCAAGCCCGGTACGTACCGCTCGGTGGCGTTTCTGCGGCCGCACTTCCAGCTCGATGAACTGTCGATCTCGCTGCGGCTGGTGGCGGACCTGCCCAAGCCAACCAATTCCTGACCGGACTCTCCCCGGGGGGGAATGTTCGGGCTTAACCGCTCGTCATGTATTGCAGTACCAACAACCTATCAGATAAGAGGGTCTCAGCATGAAGGATATCTACGTCAAGTTCGACAGCCCGGCCATCAAGGGGGAATCGCAGGACAAGGATCACAAGGACTGGATCGAAGTCAACAGCTGGTCCCAGTCGATCGTCCAGCCGCGTTCGGCTACCGCCTCGACCGCGGGTGGCCACACCGCCGAGCGTTGCGAGCACCGCGACATGGTGTTCACCAAGGACCTGGACGTGGTCAGCCCGCTGCTGTACCAGCACGCTTCGGGTGGTACGACCTTCGGTGAAGTGACGATCGAGTTCTTCCGCGCCGACGGCGAAGGCAACCGCGTGAAGTACCTCGAAGTCAAGCTGAAGAACGCCATCCTGAGCGAAGTGGATTCGCAGGTCGTGGCCCAGGGCATCCCGACCGACACCTTCAGCCTGCGCTACGCTTCGGTGCAGTGGAAGTACACGCAGCAGAAGAGTGCCGGCGGCCAGGGCGGCAACTCGCAGGGCGCCTGGAGCCTCACCAAGAACGACAAGACCTACTCGGTTTAACGTTTGGCGCCGTGACAAGACCAGCCGCAGCATCGCGCTGCGGCGTCTTGTTTTATACGCATGAAAGGTTTCGAACCCAGCCTGCTCGATAAGCTCTTCGACGACGAGCCGCATGCACCCATGCCCACGGCTCTGCGGCAGCTTTCGCTGGAAGAGCTCAAGAGCACGGTGGCGCGCGATATCGAGTCCTTGCTCAATACGCGCATCGTTTTTGAAGAGGACGACCTGGAAGGCCTGCCCGAATGCCAGCAGTCGCTGCTGACCTACGGGCTGAACGATTTCGCGGGCCTGAGCCTCGCCAGCTTCTACGATCGCAACTACATCTGCCAGTCGCTCACCAAGGCGATCGAGCGGCACGAGCCACGGCTGCAGAGCGTCAACGTCTCGCTGGAGGTCAACGAGCGGGCGACCAACGCGCTGTGCTTCGGCATCAGCGCCGTCCTGCTGGTCGGGCCGGCGCGTGAGCCCGTGAGCTTCGACGCGATGCTGCAGCCCTCCACGCTGCGGTATTCCGTCTCGCGCGGGCGCGGCTGAGATCGCGGCCGGCCTGGGCGTATCGGGTTGCCAACGGGACGGACACAGGACCGCCAGTCAACATGGAAGAGCTGCTGCCTTATTACGAACGAGAACTGGCCTTCCTGCGCCGGTACTCGCGCGACTTCGCCGAGCGCTACCCGAAGATCGCCGGCCGCCTCGCCATGTCGGGCGACGGCTGCGACGATCCGCACGTCGAGCGGATGATCGAGTCGTTCTCGCTGCTGACCGCCCGTGTCAGCAAGAAGCTGGACGACGACTACCCCGAATTCACCGAGGCGCTGCTGGAGGTCCTGTACCCCCATTACCTGCGCCCGTTTCCGTCGTGCTCGGTGGTGCATTTCGACGTGCGCGGCGTGGCGGCGCAGATCAGCGCGCCGGTGCTGGTCCCGCGCGGCACGTTCCTGACCTCGCGCGTGGTGCGCAAGGTCGAGTGCCGTTTCCGCACCGCTTACGATGTCACCTTCGCGCCGGTGCGGATCGCCGCGGCTGCGTTCGAGCGCGCCGTGTCCGCGCCGTCGGCGGTCAGCCTGCCCAAGGGGGCGACCGGTGCGATCGTGCTGACGCTGGAGTACGTCGGCGAGCGCGGCGGGTTCGAGTCCTTGCCGCTCGACCGGCTGCGCGTCTACATGGACGGCGAGCCTTCGTTCGTGGCCGCGCTGGGGGATGCGCTGTTCCTGCAGACGGCGGCGGCCTATGTGGAGGGCGAACGCCCCGGCGTGTGGACCCGCCTGTCCGGCGTGCCGCTGCAAGCGGTCGGCTTTACGGAAGACGAGGCGCTGATCGATTGCCCGCCGCGCTCGCATCCGGCCTATCGGCTGCTGACCGAGCACTTCAGCTTTGCCGAGAAATTCAATTTCTTCGACATCGACTTGGCGGCCATGCGGCGCGGGTTGACGCCCGGCGTGCCGGTCCGCCGGCTGGTGCTGCACCTGGTTTTGAAGGACGTGCGCAGCGACTCGCATGCCGCCCGCCTGCTCGAGGGCCTGCAGGCCGACCACCTGCGGCTGCATTGCACGCCGGTGGTCAACCTGTTCCAGCAGATGGCCGACCCGATCCGCATCGAGCACACGGCCAGCGCCTATCCGGTGGTGGCCGACAGCCGCCGCGCGCACGGCTTCGATATCTACTCGATCGACAAGGTGCACTTGGTGCGCGAGACCGCCGCGCACGAAGAAGTGACCGAGTTCCGCCCGTTCTACTCGCTGCATCACGGCGAGGAGCCCGGGCAGTCTGGCCACTACTGGATCGCGCGGCGCAACGAGCTGGTGGCGCAGCGCAGTCCCGGCTTCGAGACCGAGATTTCCATCGTCGATACGCAGTTCGACCCGGCCAGCCCGCAGACCGATACGCTGAGCCTGACCGTCACCTGTACCAACCGCGATCTGCCGTCCACGCTGGCATTCGGCCAGCCGGAGGGCGACCTGTCGATGGAGGGCGGCTCCATCGCCCGCAGCATCACGTTCCTGCGCAAGCCGACGCCGTCGATGCGGCTGGGCGGTGGCCGGGCGGTGCAGTGGCGGTTGATCTCGCTGCTGGCGCTCAACCATCTGTCGCTGGTGCAGAACGGGCTGCCGACGCTCAAGGAGATGCTGCGCCTGCACGATCTGCCGCACAG
The nucleotide sequence above comes from Ralstonia solanacearum K60. Encoded proteins:
- the icmH gene encoding type IVB secretion system protein IcmH/DotU; this translates as MSATTTPSLFGGSAPAGNAAADAHESNTHVRTLLDLLYDGFFMLFQLRNGQQPTSAEDFLAHVRAFLEDFDRGAKRLNVSAEDVFDAKYAFCAAVDETILSSNFSIRTAWERRPLQLELFGEQLAGETFFIKLEELRAHGAPRLQALEVFHMCLLLGFRGKYILEGPEKLAYLTARLGDEISAIKGKRAPFAPHWLLPDKVTHRLKRETPLWIFGAVFALIALLGYIGLSSTLRSKTNETLEGYSQIVKLGPRFSHLTISLP
- the tssJ gene encoding type VI secretion system lipoprotein TssJ, which encodes MPDRVATGLKRAFAGMAVVALTACSTGASVLAGAASGALEAVGLKTSSVPDAQKPPREVPLKLTAGANLNAATDRRPVALVVRLYALKDPTSFLQAPYDTFIDPAREKQTLGADLVQVREMTLIPGQRYEFSEKVSREASTLGVVALFRSPAAQRWKFAFNAEKNEKSGIMIGLHACAMTLTTGTPTTPAGGAPLSDLNLLSPANCGG
- a CDS encoding cupin domain-containing protein — translated: MPIAPAAQRLIDRLGLLPHPEGGFYRETYRSEERVRRSIPAVERSACTAIYYLLADDAYSAWHRIRSDELWHFHAGDALNVYVLEAGGGVTTHRLGPSVEDEQSAYQAMVPAGRWFAAERVAGAHGYTLVGCTVAPGFEFSEFALAESRALLESHPAHGDLILRLATGSSKR
- a CDS encoding Hcp family type VI secretion system effector; its protein translation is MKDIYVKFDSPAIKGESQDKDHKDWIEVNSWSQSIVQPRSATASTAGGHTAERCEHRDMVFTKDLDVVSPLLYQHASGGTTFGEVTIEFFRADGEGNRVKYLEVKLKNAILSEVDSQVVAQGIPTDTFSLRYASVQWKYTQQKSAGGQGGNSQGAWSLTKNDKTYSV
- the tssC gene encoding type VI secretion system contractile sheath large subunit, with the protein product MLDNQSAALAQSAPAAEAVNLLDQIVDQSRVAKSDAEHARAKDIIGELVNQVLQGTVVVSDNLSATLDARVAELDRLISSQLSAVMHAPEFQKLEGTWRGLSYLVEETQTGTMIKIKVLNATKRDLVRDFKTAIDFDQSALFKKVYEEEFGTFGGAPFGTLIGDFDVTRQPEDVYFIEQMSHVAAAAHAPFIASSSPELFGLESFADLGKPRDLAKVFDTVEYAKWKSFRESEDSRYVGLTMPRFLGRLPYNPMDGTTVEGFNFVEDVDGTDHSKYLWCNAAWAFGARLTAAFEDFGWCAAIRGVEGGGLVEDLPTHTFKTDDGEIALKCPTEIAITDRREKELSDLGFIPLVHCKNSDYAAFFAAQSVQKPKKYDTDSANANAVLSAQLQYIFSVSRVAHYLKAMMRDKIGSFASAKNVETFLNRWISQYVLLDDNATQEQKAQFPLREASIQVSEVPGKPGTYRSVAFLRPHFQLDELSISLRLVADLPKPTNS
- the tssK gene encoding type VI secretion system baseplate subunit TssK; protein product: MSYSAKILWGEGLFLRPQHFQRQDAYHESRLHATAQMIQPYGWGIRHAQFDTDALASGVLRATGLSLFFPDGELYFAPQADTLPPPLVLDAIPAGISELTFHLALYPLQDSGGNYREQPEGGTVSRFVSTEAETADLFTEAESASITYLKKSVKLVAESEPRDQFISLPVVRVRRTGTGGFELDDTFVPPSLSINASSVLYQRLRRLLDALQAKVNALYGFHREPTKNIIEFRSGDIASFWLLHTANAAFAALSHLYHHPDLHPERLFQEVLRLAGALMTFTKTYTLADLPAYDHDDPGPVFSRLDTIVRELLDTVISTRYFAIALEETRPSFHLGRIDSGKIDDKTSFYLSVSADMPVAELVEAIPARFKVGAPDDVDKLVLSSMPGVPLTYTPQVPPAIPVRPGACYFAVESRGMLYERMLQAQTITIYAPAGIRELKLELIAVTS
- the tssE gene encoding type VI secretion system baseplate subunit TssE; protein product: MKGFEPSLLDKLFDDEPHAPMPTALRQLSLEELKSTVARDIESLLNTRIVFEEDDLEGLPECQQSLLTYGLNDFAGLSLASFYDRNYICQSLTKAIERHEPRLQSVNVSLEVNERATNALCFGISAVLLVGPAREPVSFDAMLQPSTLRYSVSRGRG
- a CDS encoding IS110 family transposase, giving the protein MQEPLQHNSIDVFVGVDVGKGQHHAVALDRSGKRLYNKALPNDEAKLRALINELKAHGQLLFVVDQPATIGALPVAVARDEGVLVAYLPGLAMRRIADLHAGEAKTDARDAAIIAEAARSMPHTLRSLRLADEPLAELTMLCGFDDDLAAQVTQTSNRIRSLLTQIHPALERVLGPRLDHPAVLDLLERYPSPAALAATSEKTLANRLTKLAPRMGKRLAAEIVQALGEQTVVVPGTQAATVVMPRLAKQLAALLQQRDEVASEAERLVHAHPLYPVLTSMPGVGVRTAARLLTEVAHKAFASAAHLAAYAGLAPVTRRSGSSIRGEHPSRRGNKVLKRTLFLSAFAALRDPISRAYYTRKIQQGKRHNQALIALARRRCDVLFAMLRDGTFYQPKTVPNA
- a CDS encoding sterol desaturase family protein, which produces MTQPRHSATPPEQEPPPALIRVADATVRDANQLLNSNGSLVFGNGLIATILALVLGFLCLLGVMAFHFPQYLTTPELRHAYSVDVMRKILFFSLLVSGGLALANIVLDNRRRLNGLAFAFVLAAVVLGGSRVQVGDFPDHTPYIGLDWFILDLLGSTVIFVLLEKLFPLYKKQPVFRPEWQTDMVHFAVNHFIVGLVLLVVNFLIHRVFGWMVHAGFQQMVQHIWFVPQLLLCMLVADLMEYVTHRAYHEVPFLWRFHAVHHSVKTMDWLAGSRQHILELIVTRVAVLGPLFVLGFDKSVVDTYIIIVGFQAVFNHANVHLPWGPLKYIFVTPDFHHWHHSSEDEAIDKNYAAHFAFIDYLFGTAVKSKKAFPEKYGVVGDYMPDGFVNQQRFPFRRNPTHPATPTPT